GGGGCACGCACCTTGCTCCTCGACCGACCGGCGCACCCAGACAGCGGGGTCGGCGAGCACGCGCCGGGAGAGTCCACGACTGTGACCCAACGACGGGTCCGACCAATTCACCGATCGGAGCGAAAGGAGACCCGTATGGCGGCAGTTTCCCGCAGGGACTTTCTCAAGACCGCAGGCGCGGGGGGCATCGGGGCGGCGGCGGGCCTGAGCTTCCCGGCCGTCCTCAGGGCGCAGGGTGGCGGAAGCGTCAAGGTCGGCGTGCTGCACTCGCTGTCCGGCACCATGGCCATCAGCGAAGTATCGCTTCGCGATGTGGTGATGATGGCGGTGGAAGAGATCAACGCCAAGGGTGGCGTGATGGGCAAGAAGATCGAGCCGGTGGTGGTGGACCCCGCCTCGAACTGGGACCTGTTCGCGGAGAAGGCCAAGCAGCTCCTGCTCCAGGACAAGGTGGCGGCGGTCTTCGGCTGCTGGACGTCGGTCAGCCGCAAGTCGGTCCTGCCCGTCTTCGAGAACAACAACGGCCTGCTCTTCTACCCGGTTCAGTACGAGGGCGAGGAGTGCTCGAAGAACGTCTTCTACACCGGAGCCACGCCCAACCAGCAGCTGATCCCCGCCGCCGAGTACCTGATGGCGAAGGAGGGGGGCGGGTACAAGAAGTTCTACCTGCTCGGCACCGACTACGTGTTCCCGCGCACCGCCAACAAGATCCTGCGCGCGTTCCTCCGGGCCAAGGGCGTTCCGGAGGATTCCATCGCGGAGGAGTACACGCCGTTCAACCATCAGGACTACCAGACGATCGTCGGCAAGATCAAGCGCTTCTCCTCGGGCGGCAACGCGGCGGTGCTCTCGACGATCAACGGGGACAGCAACGTGCCCTTCTACAAGGAGTTCGCCAACCAGGGCCTGCGCTCCGAGCAGTGCCCGATCATGGCGTTCAGCGTGGCCGAGGACGAGCTGCGCGGCATGGACACCGCCGCGCTGGTCGGTCACCTCGCGGCGTGGAACTACTACCAGTCGGTCGACACCCCGCAGAACAAGAAGTTCGTGCAGACCTTCAAGGCCTTCGCCAAGAAGCACAACCTGCCCGGCGGCGACAAGCGCGTCACCGACGACCCGATGGAGGCGGCCTACTTCGGCGTCCACATCTGGAAGCAGGCGGCCGAGAAGGCCAAGTCGTTCGAGGTCGACGCCGTCCGCAAGGCGGTCTACGGCCAGACGTTCCTGGCCCCCGGCGGGCAGATCAAGATGGACGAGGCCAACCAGCACACCTACAAGCCGGTGCTCATCGGCGAGATCCTGAAGGACGGCCAGTTCAAGGTCGTCTCGCGGTCCAGGGGCCTCGTGAAGGCCGAGCCGTGGAGCCAGTACACCAGCCCGGACAAGGGCTGCGACTGGATCAAGCACCAGGGCACCTACCAGAAGAAGGCCTGAGCGCATCGTGTGGAAGTCGCTTCTCCTCGCGCTCGCGCTGCTGCCGGG
The sequence above is a segment of the Candidatus Methylomirabilota bacterium genome. Coding sequences within it:
- the urtA gene encoding urea ABC transporter substrate-binding protein; translated protein: MAAVSRRDFLKTAGAGGIGAAAGLSFPAVLRAQGGGSVKVGVLHSLSGTMAISEVSLRDVVMMAVEEINAKGGVMGKKIEPVVVDPASNWDLFAEKAKQLLLQDKVAAVFGCWTSVSRKSVLPVFENNNGLLFYPVQYEGEECSKNVFYTGATPNQQLIPAAEYLMAKEGGGYKKFYLLGTDYVFPRTANKILRAFLRAKGVPEDSIAEEYTPFNHQDYQTIVGKIKRFSSGGNAAVLSTINGDSNVPFYKEFANQGLRSEQCPIMAFSVAEDELRGMDTAALVGHLAAWNYYQSVDTPQNKKFVQTFKAFAKKHNLPGGDKRVTDDPMEAAYFGVHIWKQAAEKAKSFEVDAVRKAVYGQTFLAPGGQIKMDEANQHTYKPVLIGEILKDGQFKVVSRSRGLVKAEPWSQYTSPDKGCDWIKHQGTYQKKA